One Molothrus ater isolate BHLD 08-10-18 breed brown headed cowbird chromosome 4, BPBGC_Mater_1.1, whole genome shotgun sequence genomic window carries:
- the RUFY3 gene encoding protein RUFY3 isoform X5, with the protein MSALTPQSDMPTPTTDKITQAAMETIYLCKFRVSMDGEWLCLRELDDISLTPDPEPTHEDPNYLMANERMNLMNMAKLSIKGLIESALNLGRTLDSDYAPLQQFFVVMEHCLKHGLKAKKTFLGQNKSFWGPLELVEKLVPEAAEITASVKDLPGLKTPVGRGRAWLRLALMQKKLSEYMKALINRKDLLSEFYEPNALMMEEEGAIIAGLLVGLNVIDANFCMKGEDLDSQVGVIDFSMYLKDGNSTKGSEGDGQITAILDQKNYVEELNRHLNATVNNLQAKVDALEKSNTKLTEELAVANNRIITLQEEMERVKEESSYILESSRKATKDRSADGQALTEARKQLKEETQLRLDVEKELEAQIGMRQEMELAMKMLEKDVCEKQDALVALRQQLDDLRALKHELSFKLQSSDMGVKQKSELNSRLEEKTNQMAATIKQLEQRLRQAEKERQQALQDNRLFKQEFGDKINSLQVEVEELSRQRSHLELELRRERDRWSHSHQRSQESKKGPKNWLRQDGKLQVQEENAKLKQPLRENSVLPHRSPSGTQEEQEQLLGPGHAEICQLCQEEGSRSQRKNICKNCGGTFCEACSVHELPLPSSINPERVCNPCHQRLIQQYSSSPL; encoded by the exons ATGTCTGCTCTGACGCCTCAAAGCGACATGCCAACCCCCACCACAGACAAGATCACTCAGGCTGCCATGGAGACCATCTATCTTTGCAAATTCCGCGTGTCCATGGATGGAGAGTGGCTGTGCTTGCGCGAGCTGGATGACATCTCGCTGACACCCGACCCCGAGCCTACCCACGAAG ACCCCAATTACCTCATGGCCAACGAGCGCATGAACCTGATGAACATGGCCAAGCTGAGCATCAAGGGGCTGATCGAGTCCGCGCTGAACCTGGGCCGCACGCTGGACTCGGACTACGCCCCCCTGCAGCAGTTCTTCGTGGTCATGGAGCACTGCCTCAAGCACGGCCTCAAAG cCAAAAAGACTTTTCTTGGGCAAAATAAGTCATTTTGGGGACCTCTAGAATTAGTAGAAAAACTTGTTCCTGAGGCTGCAGAGATTACAGCAAGTGTTAAGGATCTCCCAGGGCTCAA GACACCTGTGGGCAGAGGAAGAGCTTGGCTTCGCCTGGCTCTGATGCAGAAGAAACTTTCAGAGTACATGAAAGCCTTGATTAACAGAAAGGATCTTCTCAG TGAATTTTATGAGCCCAATGCACTGATGATGGAGGAGGAAGGTGCCATCATTGCTGGCCTCCTCGTAGGGCTGAATGTCATCGATGCCAACTTCTGCATGAAGGGAGAGGACCTGGACTCCCAG gtcGGTGTTATCGATTTCTCCATGTATTTGAAAGACGGGAACAGCACAAAAGGCAGCGAAGG agatGGTCAGATAACTGCTATTTTGGACCAGAAGAACTATGTTGAAGAGCTCAACAGACATCTAAA TGCTACAGTAAACAACCTGCAGGCCAAGGTGGATGCCTTGGAGAAATCCAACACAAAGCTGACCGAGGAG CTTGCAGTTGCCAACAACAGGATCATTACACTGCAGGAAGAGATGGAGCGGGTTAAGGAGGAAAGCTCCTACATCCTGGAGTCCAGCCGGAAG GCCACCAAGGACAGAAGTGCTGACGGGCAGGCACTGACTGAGGCACGGAAGCAGCTCAAGGAGGAGACTCAGCTGCGCCTG GAtgtggagaaggagctggaggcgCAGATCGGAATGCggcaggagatggagctggcCATGAAGATGCTGGAGAAGGATGTCTGTGAGAAGCAGGATGCGCTGGTGGcactcaggcagcagctggacgATCTCAGGGCTCTAAAGCATGAACTGTCTTTCAAGCTGCAG AGTTCAGACATGGGAGTGAAACAGAAGAGTGAATTAAACAGCCgcttggaagaaaaaacaaatcagatGGCTGCCACCATCAAACAGCTGGAACAAAG ATTGCGACAGGCGGAGAAGGAGCGGCAGCAGGCCCTGCAGGACAACCGGCTCTTCAAGCAGGAGTTTGGGGACAAAATCAACAGCCTCCAGGTGGAAGTGGAGGAGCTCTCCAGGCAGCG GAGCCACCTAGAACTGGAGCTAAGGCGGGAAAGAGACAGATGGTCTCACAGTCACCAGCGCAGccaagaaagcaaaaaaggcCCAAAGAATTGGCTCAGACAG GATGGGAAGCTCCAAGTCCAGGAAGAAAATGCTAAACTGAAGCAGCCGCTGAGAGAGAACAGTGTCCTGCCACACAG GTCACCCAGTGGTACACAGGAAGAGCAG GAGCAGCTGTTGGGGCCTGGACACGCCGAgatctgccagctctgccaggaggaGGGCAGCCGGAGCCAAAGAAAG AACATCTGCAAGAACTGTGGGGGCACCTTCTGTGAAGCCTGCTCAGTGCACGAGCTGCCCCTCCCGTCCAGCATCAACCCTGAGCGTGTCTGCAACCCCTGCCACCAGCGGCTCATCCAGCAGTATTCCAGCAGCCCCTTGTAG
- the RUFY3 gene encoding protein RUFY3 isoform X2 yields MSALTPQSDMPTPTTDKITQAAMETIYLCKFRVSMDGEWLCLRELDDISLTPDPEPTHEDSWEDLTDVVEQLRDDSEDPNYLMANERMNLMNMAKLSIKGLIESALNLGRTLDSDYAPLQQFFVVMEHCLKHGLKAKKTFLGQNKSFWGPLELVEKLVPEAAEITASVKDLPGLKTPVGRGRAWLRLALMQKKLSEYMKALINRKDLLSEFYEPNALMMEEEGAIIAGLLVGLNVIDANFCMKGEDLDSQVGVIDFSMYLKDGNSTKGSEGDGQITAILDQKNYVEELNRHLNATVNNLQAKVDALEKSNTKLTEELAVANNRIITLQEEMERVKEESSYILESSRKATKDRSADGQALTEARKQLKEETQLRLDVEKELEAQIGMRQEMELAMKMLEKDVCEKQDALVALRQQLDDLRALKHELSFKLQSSDMGVKQKSELNSRLEEKTNQMAATIKQLEQSEKDLVKQAKTLNSAANKLIQKHH; encoded by the exons ATGTCTGCTCTGACGCCTCAAAGCGACATGCCAACCCCCACCACAGACAAGATCACTCAGGCTGCCATGGAGACCATCTATCTTTGCAAATTCCGCGTGTCCATGGATGGAGAGTGGCTGTGCTTGCGCGAGCTGGATGACATCTCGCTGACACCCGACCCCGAGCCTACCCACGAAG ACTCTTGGGAGGATTTGACAGATGTGGTGGAGCAATTGCGCGATGATTCCGAAG ACCCCAATTACCTCATGGCCAACGAGCGCATGAACCTGATGAACATGGCCAAGCTGAGCATCAAGGGGCTGATCGAGTCCGCGCTGAACCTGGGCCGCACGCTGGACTCGGACTACGCCCCCCTGCAGCAGTTCTTCGTGGTCATGGAGCACTGCCTCAAGCACGGCCTCAAAG cCAAAAAGACTTTTCTTGGGCAAAATAAGTCATTTTGGGGACCTCTAGAATTAGTAGAAAAACTTGTTCCTGAGGCTGCAGAGATTACAGCAAGTGTTAAGGATCTCCCAGGGCTCAA GACACCTGTGGGCAGAGGAAGAGCTTGGCTTCGCCTGGCTCTGATGCAGAAGAAACTTTCAGAGTACATGAAAGCCTTGATTAACAGAAAGGATCTTCTCAG TGAATTTTATGAGCCCAATGCACTGATGATGGAGGAGGAAGGTGCCATCATTGCTGGCCTCCTCGTAGGGCTGAATGTCATCGATGCCAACTTCTGCATGAAGGGAGAGGACCTGGACTCCCAG gtcGGTGTTATCGATTTCTCCATGTATTTGAAAGACGGGAACAGCACAAAAGGCAGCGAAGG agatGGTCAGATAACTGCTATTTTGGACCAGAAGAACTATGTTGAAGAGCTCAACAGACATCTAAA TGCTACAGTAAACAACCTGCAGGCCAAGGTGGATGCCTTGGAGAAATCCAACACAAAGCTGACCGAGGAG CTTGCAGTTGCCAACAACAGGATCATTACACTGCAGGAAGAGATGGAGCGGGTTAAGGAGGAAAGCTCCTACATCCTGGAGTCCAGCCGGAAG GCCACCAAGGACAGAAGTGCTGACGGGCAGGCACTGACTGAGGCACGGAAGCAGCTCAAGGAGGAGACTCAGCTGCGCCTG GAtgtggagaaggagctggaggcgCAGATCGGAATGCggcaggagatggagctggcCATGAAGATGCTGGAGAAGGATGTCTGTGAGAAGCAGGATGCGCTGGTGGcactcaggcagcagctggacgATCTCAGGGCTCTAAAGCATGAACTGTCTTTCAAGCTGCAG AGTTCAGACATGGGAGTGAAACAGAAGAGTGAATTAAACAGCCgcttggaagaaaaaacaaatcagatGGCTGCCACCATCAAACAGCTGGAACAAAG TGAAAAGGATTTGGTGAAACAGGCAAAAACCTTAAATAGTGCAGCAAACAAACTGATCCAGAAGCATCATTAG
- the RUFY3 gene encoding protein RUFY3 isoform X4 encodes MSALTPQSDMPTPTTDKITQAAMETIYLCKFRVSMDGEWLCLRELDDISLTPDPEPTHEDPNYLMANERMNLMNMAKLSIKGLIESALNLGRTLDSDYAPLQQFFVVMEHCLKHGLKAKKTFLGQNKSFWGPLELVEKLVPEAAEITASVKDLPGLKTPVGRGRAWLRLALMQKKLSEYMKALINRKDLLSEFYEPNALMMEEEGAIIAGLLVGLNVIDANFCMKGEDLDSQVGVIDFSMYLKDGNSTKGSEGDGQITAILDQKNYVEELNRHLNATVNNLQAKVDALEKSNTKLTEELAVANNRIITLQEEMERVKEESSYILESSRKATKDRSADGQALTEARKQLKEETQLRLDVEKELEAQIGMRQEMELAMKMLEKDVCEKQDALVALRQQLDDLRALKHELSFKLQSSDMGVKQKSELNSRLEEKTNQMAATIKQLEQSEKDLVKQAKTLNSAANKLIQKHH; translated from the exons ATGTCTGCTCTGACGCCTCAAAGCGACATGCCAACCCCCACCACAGACAAGATCACTCAGGCTGCCATGGAGACCATCTATCTTTGCAAATTCCGCGTGTCCATGGATGGAGAGTGGCTGTGCTTGCGCGAGCTGGATGACATCTCGCTGACACCCGACCCCGAGCCTACCCACGAAG ACCCCAATTACCTCATGGCCAACGAGCGCATGAACCTGATGAACATGGCCAAGCTGAGCATCAAGGGGCTGATCGAGTCCGCGCTGAACCTGGGCCGCACGCTGGACTCGGACTACGCCCCCCTGCAGCAGTTCTTCGTGGTCATGGAGCACTGCCTCAAGCACGGCCTCAAAG cCAAAAAGACTTTTCTTGGGCAAAATAAGTCATTTTGGGGACCTCTAGAATTAGTAGAAAAACTTGTTCCTGAGGCTGCAGAGATTACAGCAAGTGTTAAGGATCTCCCAGGGCTCAA GACACCTGTGGGCAGAGGAAGAGCTTGGCTTCGCCTGGCTCTGATGCAGAAGAAACTTTCAGAGTACATGAAAGCCTTGATTAACAGAAAGGATCTTCTCAG TGAATTTTATGAGCCCAATGCACTGATGATGGAGGAGGAAGGTGCCATCATTGCTGGCCTCCTCGTAGGGCTGAATGTCATCGATGCCAACTTCTGCATGAAGGGAGAGGACCTGGACTCCCAG gtcGGTGTTATCGATTTCTCCATGTATTTGAAAGACGGGAACAGCACAAAAGGCAGCGAAGG agatGGTCAGATAACTGCTATTTTGGACCAGAAGAACTATGTTGAAGAGCTCAACAGACATCTAAA TGCTACAGTAAACAACCTGCAGGCCAAGGTGGATGCCTTGGAGAAATCCAACACAAAGCTGACCGAGGAG CTTGCAGTTGCCAACAACAGGATCATTACACTGCAGGAAGAGATGGAGCGGGTTAAGGAGGAAAGCTCCTACATCCTGGAGTCCAGCCGGAAG GCCACCAAGGACAGAAGTGCTGACGGGCAGGCACTGACTGAGGCACGGAAGCAGCTCAAGGAGGAGACTCAGCTGCGCCTG GAtgtggagaaggagctggaggcgCAGATCGGAATGCggcaggagatggagctggcCATGAAGATGCTGGAGAAGGATGTCTGTGAGAAGCAGGATGCGCTGGTGGcactcaggcagcagctggacgATCTCAGGGCTCTAAAGCATGAACTGTCTTTCAAGCTGCAG AGTTCAGACATGGGAGTGAAACAGAAGAGTGAATTAAACAGCCgcttggaagaaaaaacaaatcagatGGCTGCCACCATCAAACAGCTGGAACAAAG TGAAAAGGATTTGGTGAAACAGGCAAAAACCTTAAATAGTGCAGCAAACAAACTGATCCAGAAGCATCATTAG